ATGGCGGGTATGTGCAAGCTATGTACAAAGCCGATCTAGGGAAGCACTCCTTCATTCCTTTTGTCAAGTACCAATATTATGACGGAGGTAAAAAACATGAGTTTGACGCAAGAAGCTATACGGTAAATGATCTGGAAATAGGTTTTGAGTGGCATCCCAACAGAGCATTTGAGCTAACAGCAGAATATATGATCTCCAACAGAAGGTATGAGGACTCTGAATTTCCAATCAACCATCAAATAGGAAACCTGCTTAGGATACAAGCTCAAATAAACTTCTAAAGCGAATCAAATGATATTGCAATTTATTTGCAAAAACGCTTCTGTGGTTATACATTTTGGTTTTTCTCAAGTTAATGCTTTGAACAGTATTGAAAACAAAGGACAAACCTATGAAAGTAATCATCACAGGAAGCACCGGAATGGTCGGCAAATCAGTCTTAATGGAATGCTTGGCTAGTGAAAATGTCGAACAAGTTTTGTCAATCAGCAGAAGTTCTGTCGGCATCGAAAACCCCAAGCTAATAGAAGTCATCCACAAGGATTTTTCAGATTTCTCAGCCATCAAAGAGGAGCTGAAAGGCTACGACGCTTGCTTTTACTGCATGGGAGTCTCCGCGCTAGGCATGAATGAGGAAGACTATACTCGAATCATATATGGCATGACCAAAGCCCTCGCGGACACGCTTTTTGAGCTGAACAATCAACTCGTCTTCAACTTTGTATCCGGAATGAGCACGGACAGCAGCGAACAAGGAAGCGCCATGTGGGCAAGAGTCAAAGGCAAAACCGAAAATATGATTTTGGCTATGGGATTCAAGGATGCTTACGCATTTCGACCGGGAGCTATTTTTCCCGAAAAAGGGATCAAATCCAAAACGGCTTGGTACAATATTATTTACACCTTATTGAAGCCTTTTTTTCCACTGCTCATCAAGTCAAAATCCGCTATCATGAGTTCGGATATCGGCAAAGCCATGATCAACGTGGTGCTCACCCCCTATCCAGACAAGGTTCTGGAAAATCACACTATCAAGGAAATCGCAAAAAACAAATACCCCGAAGCTTAATATAGCGGCGGCTTTTTTAATTAATTTATGATTTTTATAAACACTATAATAAGTTGCTCCGTATGATAGAATTAATAAACGCAACATAGTTGCATTTAACTTAAGATCAGCTAAATTGCACTTATGTTGCAAAAATTAAATCTATCGATGTATCTAAATCAAAGATCAGACATCTTTGGCGCTATGGCTAGTGGACTTTGCCTCATTCATTGCATGGCTACCCCGTTGCTTTTCATTGCTCAGACATGCTCATCCACATGTTGCGATTCAAGTCCATTTTGGTGGAAGTCGATCGACTTTTTGTTCATAGCGATATCGTTTATAGCGATCTATCAATCCAGTAAAACCACTTCAAAGCATTGGGTCAAAGTAGCGTTTTGGGCGAATTGGTCCGCGATGCTATTGGTCATCCTCAACGAGAATATTGCATTGGTGCAACTTCCTGAGCTCTCCATTTACGCATTAGCGACCAGCTTGATCTTATTGCATATCTACAACAAGAAATTCTGCCAGTGCAAAGCGAAAAAGTGCTGCATTGGCTCCTGAAATAAAACCAAATAATACATGGACAACAATCAAATTGAGTTACTGGGAGACAATCACGTATCGACTAGTGTGGAAACTCCACTAAGACCGGATGCTTTCGAAAAGTCGGACAGTGAGAAAATCAAAAACATTCAGGGGCATTTTTCCAACATCATGGAAGAACTTGGCCTTGACTTGACTGACGATAGCCTTTCAGGAACTCCCTATAGAGTTGCTAAAATGTTTGTAAAGGAACTCTTCTATGGTCTTAATCCTGAGAACAAGCCTAAATTGTCTACTTTCGAAAACAAGTATGGGTATAAGAAAATGCTCGTGGAGCAAAACATCACCATTGATTCTTCTTGCGAACATCACTTTCTTCCTATCACAGGCATTGCTCATGTAGGCTATATTCCTAAAGACAGAGTTATCGGGCTGTCAAAAATCAATCGTCTGGTTGCTTATTATTCGCATAGACCACAAGTGCAAGAAAGACTTTGCCTCCAGATACTTACCGATCTTCAAGAAACGCTTGGGACCAAAGATGTGATCATAGTTATCAGCGCCAAGCACCTTTGCGTTTCTTCCCGTGGCATAAAAGATAAAAACAGCTTGACCACTACCATTGAATACGGAGGAAGCTTTGATGACATTGCTGTTCGAAACGAATTTTACAAGCAAATCAATAACTTCCAACCCAACAATTTGAACGTTTGATCTTTATCATAAGCTCCGCAACTTGAAGCGGAGCTTATGACTCAAAATTATCGCCCAAGTTCCAACATCGATTTCGAATCATTCTGATCTATGATATCCTCGGAAATGTTATTCACAAGCAGAATCACTCCATCAACACCGCCTTCATGATATACAGGAACTACGGAAATTTTGCACATCAATTTAGTGCTCGGCATTCGATCCGTTATTTCTTTATGATAACCTCGCATGCCTACTTCCAGTATATCCATCCAAAATTCCTTGGAGATTTCCGGAATCGCATCTTTGATCTGATCCCCCTCATTTACTTTAAATCCAAACGGCAACAACCACGTTTGCAAAGCAGGGGAAATGAACATTACTCGGTACTCTTTATCCACTGACAAGCATAGCTCTTGCTGAAAATTCATGAACACCTCCAAGTGCCTGTTCTTTTTTCGACTGACCAACTCCATCTTTCGCATCTCTTCTTGGGTCACGCTAAGCTCTTCCAGATTTTGTCTGAGATCCACTTCCTGATCTTCCATGCGTTGCTTATTGTTCTCGGACTGCTCCAGAAGCCTTTGAGTCTCTTTATAAGCCAAAGTCATCGCTATGCTCGAAGACATCGCCTCCACTGCTTTATCAACAAACTTTCTCTCCAATTCTCCCATGACATGAAAAGAAGCCAATTCCAAAACTCCCTGCACAGTATTGTTATGCATTATCGGCACTACAATCAAAGAACTTGGATTGACATTGCCCAGTCCTGAAGTAATTTGAATATACTCTTCTGGCAAATCCGTCAAATATATTCCTTCTTTATCCCTAAACACCTGACCGACCAAACCGTCTCCTTCTTCGATTTTCATATGCAAGTGCTTCTTCTTGTCATACGCGTACATAGCCGCAAGTTCCAAATATCCGTTTTCGGAATCTTTGCGATGCACGAACAATCCCCCTTGAGCAGCATTAACAAAATGTATAATAAAATTCAATGCTTCATTGGCCAACATATCCAGATCATTATGCTTCAACCTCAAAATCTCGCTAAAATCAGCAATAGCTTGAGACAATTTTTGGTTATGCGCAGTCTCTTTCCTCATTCCCTTCAAGGCATCTCTCATTTGCATCAAAGCCTTGGCCATTTCATCTTTATCATGCTTGACGGTAAGCTTGTTTTCCAGGTTTCCTCTGCCTATTTCTTGGGCGAAGTCGACGACTTCGCGAAGCCTGTCCACCATTTGCTCAAAAGATTTTCGAAGCAAAATAAACTCCTTGGTATTGCTTACTCTCAAGTCGTCAGCCATTACGATTTCTCCACGTCCCACTTTCTCAGATGTCTTAGCCAAAGACACCAAATACCTAGAAGTCCTTTTGCTCATAACAAACAATACTATCCAAAATATCAATGACAATCCACCCAACGTAATCATCACTTCAAAAACAAACGTTTTCAATATAGGAGAAATCACTTCATCCACTGAAAAACTTGAAATCAAAAAGAAGTCGGTTCCTTCTATCGAGGAAATGAACATGGAATATTGTTCTCCTTGATATTCGAATTCTTCAGAGGAACTTCTTAGCGCTTTTTTGTCAATTCCCCATGCTTCCAACAAAGCGACTTCTCTGACATTATTCAGTCGCTCTTCATATTTCTGACGATTGTATAACAACAAATCCCCATTCGCATCAGCGATAAACACATGCCCGTTTTCACCAATTTCATTTTTAAATATCTCCCTAGTGAAATCTTCTATGGATTTATAGGCATATAAAATAGCGACCGGCTTTCCCTGCTTGTCAAAGAGCTTCAAATTCAAATACAACTTTTTATCCTTGGCTTGAAAATTCCAAAACTCTCGGCCTGGCGAAGGCAAAAAATTGTCTCTTAACCATTTGACTCCTTTGTTCTGGCTTGCGTCAGGAAGAATTTGACTTCTATGAATCAATACATCTGAATCCAACAACAATATTCCCACATTCTCAAATGCGTCTTTATTGTGGCTAGCCATGTTCAAATGCTTTTGAATATCATTATAGGAGTCAGGGTTTCCCTCAAAAACCATTTCCATCAACTCCATATTCTCCTCATACTTCATCAAGGACAAATCCATTCTCAAAAAAAGATTCTCCACTTCATGCAAAGTATTCTTATTGACAACCGGTTTGTACTCATTGACAAAAAAATCAAAAGCAGTAGTATTGATACTAAAGCCCACAAAGCCTATAAGCAAAATAGTTGTCGCCACCATCATGCTTCCAAAATTGATTATCTGTTTACTCCTAAAAGATAAATTCCTTGAAAAAAAATTGCCTTTGTTCATCTAGCGTTTTGAATAGTTAATGTATCTGTGCTCTAAAAAATATCCCTACAAGCAAAAGTAAAGACAAAATAATACTGATCAAAACTTTGAATAATATTAAAGCATAAGCATGTTTACAAAAATTCTCCCGACAGTATAAACTTTTGATTCTATAAACTAGTTGTATTAAATTGTATCGGTGACCAATAACTTGAAAATGCATCAACCGCTCGACATCAAAGACAAATCCAGTGACAAGAATTCCATAAAGGTGGAAGCTTTCAGAAAACATGTTCGCACAACTAAACCTCATAAGCACAACAATTATTTCGAGCTTATTTTCTTAAGCCAAGGCCATGGAACTCACGCCATTGATCAGGAGAAAATCGACATACAGCCTCCAATGGTTTTTGGCATAGGAAAGGAGCAAATTCATTACTGGGACATGGATGCTGAGCCAGAAGGATATGTGATGATATTTCGAAGCGATTTTATAATGAACAGCCATGACAAAGCACTTCTTGAGCTAGCCAACGAGCTGTTCTCGCACTCGCATATTCTACTCTCCAAAGACGAGTCCATTACACAGTTTTTTTCATTATTGGCAAAAGAACTTAAAGAGCTCACTGTATCTCCCTATGTTGTGGAAGGATTGCTCAAAGCCCTTTTCGGCAAAATTCTTCAAATGGCATTGCATATAAAACCCACGCAGGACAAAAGCAAAAACCTGTATCAACAGCTTGTCGATTTGTTGATCGAAAACAAAGAATACGATCGCAAGGTGGAAAACTACGCGGAACTGCTTAACACCACCCCCCAAAACCTCAATGCCATTTGCCGTAAAATCGAAAACTTGACCGCAAGCGAAGTCATAGCCGCTCACATAGTCAAAGAAGCCAAAAGACTTCTAGCTCACAGCAACAGCTCTATCTCGGAAATAGCCTTTCACCTTAACTTCAAAGACAGTTCGCACTTTGTAAAATATTTCAAGAGACACGCTCAAGTAACTCCAGGAGCATTCCGGTCTTCTTCCCTTATAGAAAAACGCAACTAGTCAGACATTATAACATACCGTAGACTTTTCAAACAGACCATGTATAGCTTTGGCCATCCACTACCTTTGCAATGAACCAAAGCTTTAACTATGAATAGACATAAAAATCTACCCGAGCTGGCAAAGGTAATGTTCAAACTAGGTTGCATAGCATTCGGAGGTCCTGCCGCTCACTTGGCCATGATGGAAAAAGAAGTCGTGGAAAAAAGAAAATGGATGACTCGGGAACACTTTTTGGACCTTATGGGAGCGACTAATCTCATTCCCGGCCCGAATTCAACACAAATGACGATGCATTGCGGGATGGAACGCGCCGGGATACTAGGCCTCTTTATCGGCGGACTAGCATTTATATTGCCTGCTGTTATCATCACTGGCATTTTCGCCTATTTGTATGTCAAATTCAGCCAAGTGCCTCAAGTGGAACCCTTCATTTACGGAATACAACCAGCTGTAATCGCCATTATTTTCTCTGCGGTAATGAAACTGGCGCCAAAAGCATTCAAAAATCGTGAACTTTGGATTCTTGGAGCAGCGGCAATGACGGCCAGTTTGCTTGGCGTCAATGAGATTGTATGTCTTCTATCTTCAGGAATCATAGGAGCAATTTATTTCTGGATCAAGGAAAATAAGATAACAGCATTGAATTCTATCGCGCCTTTAGTGCTCATGCCATTGGCAAGCGAGGAAAACAGGCTATCGATGATGTCAATATTCGGAATGTTTATCAAAATAGCCATGGTGCTTTACGGCAGTGGTTATTTGCTATTCGCTTATCTTGATGCAGAATTTGTTGCAAGCGGCTGGATGACCAAACAAGAATTAATGGACGCAATCGCTGTTGGGCAGTTCACGCCAGGGCCAGTGCTTTCGTCAGCGACATTTGTTGGCTATCAATTAGGAAGTGTACAAGGCGCTATATTCGCGACACTAGGTATGTTTTTGCCGTCTTTTTTATTGATTCTGGTCCTGAATCCTATCATTCCCAAAATGAGAAAGTCCAAACCGTTCGCGCTCTTTCTAAACAGCGTTAACGCTGCCGCTGTGGCCTTGATCGCCGCCGTATTGATCGACATGGGCTTGGAAACACTCACTGATTGGAAAACGATCGCATTGGCAGCTATGGGCATAGGACTTAGCCTAACATTAAAAAACATCAACTCCATGTGGCTGGTGCTGGCAGGCAGTCTGGGTGGCTATGTTTTAAGTTTTCTATAGCCTGCCATCCCGCTTTTTGAGCCATAGCGTATTGCGAAAGCTCAATTCATTCGCTTAAAAAACTTCCAAGCATTCATTATCAAAAGAATGAATATTGCGCCGGGAATGACCAATAAAAACAACAGCATATTGAACTCCACATAAGTCAAACCCAATAGATTAGCCGCATTGAGGCAAAAATCCGTCAAATACCAATACAGCCAGTCAATAGTTTCATCCATAATTTTTTCTCAATAAATTAATCAGCAATAACAAAGCAATCGCAGGAACGATGATCACATAGACCAAAAGGTTCATTTGCTCATAAGTCAGGCCTAAGGGATTCTCTCTTAACATCAAAATATTCTTCCGATATAAGCTAAACATCACTTTCCAAAAGAGATTGCCGTGCTCCGCATCGCCATGTTTGATTAATTGATGCTTGCAAACCACATTATGGCAATATCTTGTGCATTTTGATTCTTCAAAAGCTGAGATTTGAGGAGCAGCAATCTCATTAACCAAGATCAATACGCTAAAAACACATGCTAATAATATCAGAATCACCCTCATTTGAATTTCCAGTTCAGTTATGGATTCGCAATATATGCAAAAGGCATCATAGGAGATAAATTTTCCGAAAGATCAAACGCGCAAACAAGCAATCATATCATTAGCATATAATTTTCCACATTCAACATCGTTTTATCTATTAGTTTATTTTCAGAAGGCCTTTGGCTTATGTAAATTTGTGACATGACAAGCATTACCACAAAAAAAGATATTCGTAAACTGACTGCTGCGCAGATCAAAAAATTCTTTACAGAGAATGGAGACAAAGCATTCCGCGCCAAGCAGGTGCATGAGTGGCTTTGGAAAAAAAGCGCCAAGTCGTTTGACGAAATGACCAATCTTTCGCTTAAAACCAGAGAATTACTTAAGGAGAATTTTGAAATACTGCCTGTTCAAGTGCATAACTATCAAGTAAGCAGCGATCGCACGATCAAGTCGGCCTTCAAACTGCATGACACGCACTTGGTGGAAGGCGTATTGATTCCTACAGAAGATCGTATGACAGCTTGTGTGTCTTCTCAGGTAGGTTGTTCATTATCCTGCAAATTTTGCGCGACCGGATATATGGACAGGCTTCGTAATCTCGACGCGGGAGAAATCTACGACCAAGTAGTGCGCATCAAAGAACAAGCGGAAGAAAATTATAACCACCCTTTGACAAACATAGTGTACATGGGAATGGGAGAGCCATTGCTTAACTATGCCAATGTGTTGAAGTCGGTGGAATATATTACTTCTGAAAAAGGCTTGAACATGTCGCCTAAGCGTATCACGGTGAGCACAGCCGGCATCGCTAAGATGATCAAAAAGCTGGCTGACGACGAGGTAAAATTCAACTTGGCGCTATCGCTTCATGCTGCTAACGACGAGAAGCGCGACAAGATCATGCCTATCAACGAAACCAATACTTTGTCGGCGCTATCAGAAGCGCTTCAATATTTCTATAAAAAGACTAAGAATAAGATCACTTTAGAATATATTGTATTTTATGATGTAAATGACTCGTTGCAAGATGCCCAAGAGTTGTTCGACTTTGCTAAACGCATTCCTTGCAAGATCAATATCATTGAGTACAACCCTATAGCAGAAGCAGATTTTGTAAATACTGAACAGGACAGACTGGATAAATTTGCTGCATTTTTGGAAAAGAAAAACCTTACTGTCAATGTAAGACGAAGCCGTGGAAAAGATATCGATGCGGCATGCGGCCAGTTGGCAAACAAGGAATCAAAATAGACTAAGACTGTGGAGACAATAACATCAAATATAGTTCAATACGCCGAAAAGGTATTTGAAATAGAAGCAAAAGCAATCGCTGACTTGAAGAAGAATCTCACGGAGGATTTTGAAAAGGCAGTGAAGGAGATATTGGCCGGAGACGGCAAGCTGGTGATCTCAGGAATGGGAAAATCAGGAATCATCGGTAAGAAAATCGCCGCTACGCTGGCAAGCACAGGCACGCCGTCGTTTTTTATGCATCCCGGAGAAGCATTTCATGGAGACTTGGGCATGGTGACTCCTGAAGATGTTGTGATCGTGATTTCCAACTCAGGGGAAACGAATGAGATGTTGAACATCATTCCTTTCTTCAAGGACAATGGCAATACGCTTATCGCCATGACCGGCAATCCTGAGTCTACTTTAGCAAAAAATTCGAATTATCACCTGAATATAGCGGTGGAAGAAGAAGCTTGTCCGCTTTCATTGGCGCCAACGTCGTCTACTACGGCGACTTTGGTGATGGGAGATGCTTTGGCTGTTGCTTTGATGTATGAAAGAGGCTTCAAAGCGGAGAATTTTGCTAGATTCCACCCTGGAGGAAGTCTTGGAAAAAGATTGCTTACCAATGCTTCTACCTTGATGAAAAGTGAAAACTTGCCGATCATCAGTAAAGAAGACAACACGAAGACGATTATCGCCAAGATTACAGAAGGCAGACTTGGTCTGGCTATTGTGATGCAGGAAGAATCTATCGCAGGAATTATCACTGACGGAGACATTCGTCGCGCGATGGAATCCAAGGAAGAAAACTTCTTTCAGTTAACGGCTGAAGAGCTGATGACTCCAAATCCTAAAACGATTGCTTCTCAGGCTAAGATCGCTGAGGCTGAAGAACTGATGAATCATTATAAGATAAACTCTCTGTTAGTCGCTGAGGACAACAAGCTTCTAGGCGTATTGCAGATTTATGATATTAACGTTTAAATCCATTGACTGAAATGAAAAAAATCGTAGTCATACCAGCTCGCTTGGGATCATCGCGTTTGCCGGAAAAAGTCATCCTTGACCTTGCCGGCAAGCCTGTAGTGCAGTGGGTTTACGAAAGAGCCTTGTCAGCGAATTATATTGACGAAGTATACATCGCTACAGACAGCGAAAGAGTCAAAGAAATCTGCCTTGAGTTTACTGAAAATGTTATCATGACTTCAGAAGCCCATCAATCCGGCACAGATCGCATTGCTGAAGCAGTGCAAAGCATTGAAGCTGATGTGATCATCAATGTGCAGGGAGATGAGCCTTTGATCAGTCCGGAGGTGATTGATCAGTTGGCAGGGCAGTTTGACGAAAACCCTGACTTGCAAATGGGAAGCGTCAAGACTCCGATCAGCAAAGTCCATGATGCTTTGGATCCGAATGTGGTCAAAGTTGTCACTAATGCCGAAGGCTACGCTATTTATTTCTCCAGAAGCCCGATACCTTATCCAAGAGATCTATTTGACAGCCTGCAAGGTGTAGAGCTTCTTCCTGAAGACCTTAAATACTTCAAGCATCTGGGAATATATGGCTACACCAAAGATTTTATTCAGAAATACAGTCAACTGACACCAACGTATCTGGAAACGACGGAAAAACTGGAACAGTTGAGAGTCTTGGAAAATGGATACGCTATCAAAATGGTTGAAACCGATTACAGTCCTGTGGGAATTGATACGGCTGAAGACCTTGAGAAAGCTCGAAAAATCATGGAAACGTTGGAAGTCTAGTCAATTTCCTGTTTTCAAGTATTAAATTACCACTTGAAAACAGCGAAGTCCCCCTTAGAAGGGGGTAGGGGGATGTTCTGTCAAATATCTCTGAGATTAAATATATATAAAAATCTGTAAAAGGTTTATAAAGTATTAATTAGGTTATTCTCCCTTTAAAGGGAGTTAGAGGGATGTTCATCATTACGCACTACATCCCCCTTCGCCCCCTTCAAAGGGGGATTATACTTCATCGTCACTTTTATAAAAGCAAAAAACATAAGCATCAATGGATAGCAATACACTTTACAATAAACTTAAAGAAGGCAATTTCCTTATCTCAGGACCATGTGTCATCGAAGGAGAAGACATGATCTTGCGTTTGGCTGAAAAGATCAAGAAGATTTCTGAGGATTTTGATCTGACTTATATCTTCAAAGCATCATTTGACAAGGCTAATCGTACTTCCATCACTTCATTCAGAGGTCCGGGCATGGAAGAAGGATTGAAGATATTGCAAAAAGTCAAGGATCAGTTTGACCTGCCGATTTGCACGGATATTCATGAGTCATACCAAGCTTCGCCGGTAAGTGAAGTAGCTGATATCCTTCAGATCCCTGCATTTCTTTGCCGCCAGACAGACCTTTTGGTAGCTTCAGCAGAGACAGGTCGCATCATTAATATCAAAAAAGGCCAGTTCTTGTCTGGAAATGATATGAAATACCCTGCTCAGAAAGTTGTGGATGCAGGCAACGACAAAGTAGTATTGACTGAACGTGGCAATATGATGGGCTATGGAAACCTAGTCGTTGACTATCGCAATATCGTTGACATGAAGCAATTCGGATTTCCTGTCGTGATGGATGTGACTCATTCGACACAAAAGCCGGGTGGTCTGGATGGAAAAAGTGGAGGAAACAGAGCATACGCCCCATACCTTACAGCCGCAGCCGCTGCCGTAGGTGCCAATGGCTTCTTCTTTGAAGTGCATGAAAACCCAGACGAAGCTCTATGCGACGGACCAAACATGGTGAAGCTGGAAGACTTCAAAAACATCCTTGAGATCGCATTTGAAGGAAAAAGAATCAACGGATAAGATATTCTGAATATAAATGTGAAAAGCCGGCTTAGAGATGAGCCGGCTTTTTTGATTATAGTATCTTGTCTTGAAAAAATCAGCTGGTTCGTCATCTTTGAAGCTTACTCATGAAAGTTTAGAGTGGCTTTATAATCCTTCTTGAATTATTTTCAATGTTTCAATCGGATATTTTTCTTTGCGTCTGATAAGTTTTCGAACACTTGTTTTTTCATGCTCCTCTAACAGTACTATCACTTTTAGGTTTTGGCCATATTCATCATGCTCAAGGGCAACTTCCAAAAATATTTCTATTAGTGTATTAAAGTCCTTAAAGTTGTTAAAATACATGTATTGGGCATCATGGAGTATAAAGAACTTATGTTGGGGTAAACCTTCGCCTCGAATAACATCTTTAACAGCATTCCAATTTATACCCATTTCGAACCCCCAAGGAGTGGAATGACAAAGTTGATAGCAAAAGTCCTCAAAATTTACTGCCAATTTTCCATAAATGGGGCTGGTTTGTGAATTAGGCTGATGATTTAACGCTTGAATTAATGTGGTTCCGAACCATTGTAAGTCAGATCGTTTCCCTGAACAAATTAAGTGATTTGACAATGCCAACTCAACACACTCTTTTACCCAATCATTAGTATATACATTAATTGTTTTGCTCATTTTTAATTTACTCCTATGATCATTTCACTTAAAAAGGTATTATTTCTTATTATAATTACCATTACGAAACTCTAATTCCATTTTATCAGTACTCCATCCTTGAGTTAATGCATATGCGATTGATTTACTTACAAACTTTGGAGTAATGCTTTTAGGTTCAAAGCCATGGGGCTTGCTTTCTTGATCATTCGCATAAAGCCAAATGTCATAGCATCCCAAATCT
The Aureibacter tunicatorum DNA segment above includes these coding regions:
- the kdsA gene encoding 3-deoxy-8-phosphooctulonate synthase, yielding MDSNTLYNKLKEGNFLISGPCVIEGEDMILRLAEKIKKISEDFDLTYIFKASFDKANRTSITSFRGPGMEEGLKILQKVKDQFDLPICTDIHESYQASPVSEVADILQIPAFLCRQTDLLVASAETGRIINIKKGQFLSGNDMKYPAQKVVDAGNDKVVLTERGNMMGYGNLVVDYRNIVDMKQFGFPVVMDVTHSTQKPGGLDGKSGGNRAYAPYLTAAAAAVGANGFFFEVHENPDEALCDGPNMVKLEDFKNILEIAFEGKRING